In Ptychodera flava strain L36383 chromosome 17, AS_Pfla_20210202, whole genome shotgun sequence, one genomic interval encodes:
- the LOC139116013 gene encoding 26S proteasome non-ATPase regulatory subunit 14, translating into MLKHGRAGVPMEVMGLMLGEFVDDYTVRVIDVFAMPQSGTGVSVEAVDPVFQAKMLDMLKQTGRPEMVVGWYHSHPGFGCWLSGVDINTQQSFEALSERAVAVVVDPIQSVKGKVVIDAFRLINPNMMVLGQEPRQTTSNLGHLQKPSIQALIHGLNRHYYSIAINYRKNELEQKMLLNLHKKSWMDGLTLNDYNEHCSLNEKTVKEMLDLAKSYNKAVEEEDQMTPEQLAVKNVGKLDPKRHLEEHVEVLMTSNIVQSLGAMLDTVLFK; encoded by the exons ATGGGTTTGATGTTAGGAGAGTTTGTAGATGATTACACAGTCAGAGTCATTGATGTTTTTGCTATGCCACAGTCAGGAACG GGAGTTAGTGTAGAAGCAGTAGATCCAGTATTCCAAGCCAAAATGTTAGACATGTTGAAACAGACAGGAAG ACCTGAGATGGTGGTCGGCTGGTATCATTCACATCCAGGGTTTGGATGTTGGTTATCTGGTGTAGACATTAACACACAGCAGAGTTTTGAAGCACTTTCAGAAAGGGCAGTTGCTGTAGTAGTAGATCCAATTCAGAGTGTAAAGGGAAAG GTTGTCATTGATGCATTTAGATTGATAAACCCAAACATGATGGTGTTAGGGCAGGAACCAAGGCAGACTACATCAAATCTTGGTCATCTACAGAAACCTTCAATACAGGCATTAATACACGGACTCAACAGGCATTACTACTCCATTGCTATCAATTACAGGAAAAATGAACTTGAGCAGAAg ATGTTGTTGAATCTTCACAAGAAAAGTTGGATGGATGGACTTACATTAAATGACTACAATGAGCACTGTTCATTAAATGAGAAGACTGTCAAAGAAATGTTGGATTTGGCCAAGAGTTACAACAAG GCTGTTGAAGAAGAAGATCAAATGACACCAGAGCAACTAGCAGTGAAGAATGTCGGTAAACTGGACCCAAAGAGACACTTAGAGGAACATGTTGAAGTTTTGATGACGTCCAATATAGTTCAGAGTTTAGGAGCCATGTTAGACACTGTACTTTTTAAGTAA